In the Juglans microcarpa x Juglans regia isolate MS1-56 chromosome 6D, Jm3101_v1.0, whole genome shotgun sequence genome, one interval contains:
- the LOC121235945 gene encoding O-glucosyltransferase rumi-like: MLRRSGFAGIFSGTITWKPRLKKGPAAASTTILFFVIFIILTLAHKYSLVRIDTSIFSAYNSRNLTKRISEKHEKPTKKLEIPLNCSVRNQTQSCPTNYPTSFSPNDLDPSSRPVCPDYFRWIHEDLRPWKANGITRDMVEKANRTAHFRLVIVKGKAYFEKYKKSIQTRDVFTIWGILQLLRRYPGQVPDLELMFDCDDRPVIRSKNYRRENTTGPPPLFRYCGDRWTMDIVFPDWSFWGWAEINIKPWESLLKDLKEGNNRSKWMDREPYAYWKGNPSVSETRRDLLKCNLSDTQDWNARLYIQDWILESQQGYKKSDLASQCTHRYKIYIEGWAWSVSEKYILACDSTTLLVKPRYYDFFTRSLQPFHHYWPIRDEDKCRSIKFAVDWGNKHKKKAQAIGKAASGFIQEELKMEYVYDYMFHMLNEYAGLLKFEPRIPEGAVELCSEIMACSSANGLEKKFMLESLVKGPSVTSPCTMPPP, from the exons ATGTTGCGCAGATCTGGATTTGCTGGAATTTTCTCAGGGACAATCACATGGAAGCCCCGGTTGAAGAAAGGACCCGCAGCCGCCTCCACCACCATCctcttttttgtaatttttatcatcCTAACCTTAGCTCATAAGTACTCTCTTGTTCGGATTGACACT TCTATATTCTCCGCTTATAATTCTAGGAACTTAACTAAAAGAATCTCTGAAAAACATGAAAAACCCACCAAGAAACTTGAAATCCCACTAAACTGTTCCGTAAGAAACCAAACACAAAGCTGTCCAACAAATTACCCTACAAGCTTCAGCCCCAATGATCTCGACCCATCATCAAGACCCGTATGCCCGGACTATTTCCGGTGGATCCACGAGGATTTACGTCCATGGAAGGCCAATGGAATAACAAGAGACATGGTGGAGAAAGCCAACAGGACTGCACATTTCCGGCTAGTGATAGTCAAAGGCAAGGCGTATTTTGAGAAGTACAAGAAATCTATACAAACAAGAGACGTTTTTACTATATGGGGGATTCTCCAGCTCCTAAGAAGGTACCCTGGGCAGGTTCCGGACTTGGAGCTGATGTTTGACTGCGACGACCGGCCGGTCATCCGATCAAAGAATTACCGCCGGGAAAACACGACGGGCCCGCCGCCCTTGTTTCGATACTGTGGTGACAGGTGGACTATGGACATTGTTTTCCCTGACTGGTCCTTCTGGGGTTG GGCTGAGATAAATATAAAGCCATGGGAAAGTTTGCTGAAAGACCTAAAAGAAGGCAACAATAGAAGCAAATGGATGGACAGGGAACCATACGCCTATTGGAAAGGAAACCCTTCTGTATCTGAAACCAGGAGAGACCTCCTCAAATGCAATCTTTCCGACACACAGGACTGGAATGCTCGCTTATATATCCAA GACTGGATCCTTGAATCTCAGCAAGGATATAAGAAATCAGACTTAGCAAGCCAATGCACCcacag ataCAAGATCTATATCGAAGGATGGGCATGGTCTGTGAGTGAAAAATACATTCTAGCCTGTGATTCTACCACGCTGCTTGTAAAACCGCGTTACTACGATTTCTTCACAAGAAGTCTGCAACCTTTTCATCACTACTGGCCTATAAGGGACGAGGACAAGTGCAGATCCATTAAATTTGCTGTAGATTGGGGAAACAAGCACAAGAAAAAA GCACAAGCTATAGGAAAAGCAGCGAGTGGCTTCATTCAAGAAGAGCTGAAGATGGAGTATGTATATGATTATATGTTCCACATGCTGAATGAATATGCTGGGCTCTTGAAATTTGAGCCTCGAATTCCAGAGGGAGCTGTGGAGCTGTGCTCAGAGATTATGGCCTGCAGCTCTGCAAATGGGTTGGAGAAGAAGTTCATGTTGGAGTCCTTGGTGAAGGGGCCCTCTGTGACGAGCCCATGCACCATGCCGCCTCCTTAA